The following proteins are encoded in a genomic region of Heliomicrobium gestii:
- a CDS encoding acyl-CoA dehydrogenase → MIFRLSEEQEMLRQTVRDFAEAKIAPKAAEMDEQETYDRALWDDMAELGLTGIPFSDSYGGAGMDNLSYVIAVEELSRVCASSGVLLSAHTSLGAWPIHAFGTEEQKQKYLTPLAEGRSVGAFGLTEPGAGSDAGSLKTTAQRDGDGYVLNGSKIFITNAEWADYYVVIAATDPAKKHRGTTAFIVEKGTPGFSFGKKEHKMGIRASCTYELVFDNCPIPEENRLGEEGQGFKIAMMTLDGGRIGIAAQALGIAQGAFEQAVAYSKTREQFGKPISANQGLQWMLADMATAIEAARLLVYQAAYLKDAGLPYSKQSAMAKLYASETAMSVTTKAVQIHGGYGYTREYPVERMMRDAKITEIYEGTSEIQRTVIAASVLK, encoded by the coding sequence ATGATTTTTCGTCTTTCTGAAGAACAAGAGATGCTGCGCCAGACGGTGCGCGATTTTGCCGAGGCCAAGATTGCGCCCAAAGCGGCTGAGATGGATGAACAGGAGACCTATGATCGCGCCCTGTGGGACGACATGGCCGAACTGGGGTTGACGGGGATTCCCTTTTCCGACAGCTATGGCGGGGCGGGGATGGACAACCTCAGTTATGTCATCGCCGTCGAAGAGTTGAGCCGCGTCTGCGCCTCTTCCGGCGTGTTGTTGTCGGCTCATACGTCGCTGGGCGCCTGGCCGATCCATGCCTTCGGCACAGAGGAGCAGAAACAAAAATACCTGACGCCCCTTGCCGAGGGCCGTTCCGTTGGCGCCTTCGGTCTCACCGAACCGGGCGCCGGTTCCGATGCCGGATCGCTCAAAACGACGGCCCAGCGTGATGGCGACGGCTATGTCTTGAACGGGAGCAAGATCTTCATCACCAACGCCGAATGGGCCGATTACTACGTGGTGATCGCAGCGACCGATCCGGCGAAAAAGCATCGGGGAACGACCGCCTTTATCGTGGAAAAGGGAACGCCCGGTTTCAGCTTCGGCAAAAAGGAACATAAGATGGGGATCCGCGCCTCCTGCACCTATGAGTTGGTTTTCGACAACTGCCCCATCCCCGAGGAAAACCGGCTCGGCGAAGAGGGCCAGGGCTTTAAGATCGCCATGATGACCCTTGATGGCGGACGCATCGGCATCGCCGCCCAGGCCCTGGGGATCGCGCAGGGCGCCTTTGAACAGGCTGTGGCCTACAGCAAGACGCGGGAACAATTCGGCAAGCCGATCAGCGCCAATCAGGGGCTCCAGTGGATGTTGGCCGACATGGCGACGGCCATTGAAGCCGCTCGCTTGCTCGTTTACCAGGCGGCGTACTTGAAGGACGCCGGTCTGCCCTACAGCAAACAGTCGGCCATGGCAAAGCTCTACGCCTCCGAGACGGCCATGTCGGTCACCACCAAAGCGGTGCAAATCCATGGCGGATACGGCTATACCCGGGAATACCCTGTCGAGCGGATGATGCGCGACGCCAAAATCACCGAAATCTACGAAGGAACCAGCGAGATCCAACGCACCGTCATCGCCGCGTCGGTACTGAAGTAA
- the icmF gene encoding fused isobutyryl-CoA mutase/GTPase IcmF: protein MTEPYRPRHAVRIVTATSLFDGHDASINIMRRLMQAGGVEVIHLGHNRSVEEIIDAATQEDVQAIAVTSYQGGHIEFFKYIIDMLRERDLSHIRVFGGGGGVIVPREIRELESYGVGKIFSPEDGRRMGLQGMIDFLVSQADFAPPAAEPQGMEGLSPERRAWPQVARWISLAENNVLAPDSAVAALFDRLRLHRAKTPVIGVTGTGGAGKSSLIDEMVRCFLAAYPDKRLALLSVDPSKWKTGGALLGDRIRMNAIHHPRVFMRSLATRHSRSELSRAIDDAIAVVKAAGYDLVIVETSGIGQGDHQIIDVSDVSVYVMTSEFGAATQLEKIDMIDFADAVVINKYDRRGAEDALRAVRKQWRRSRNDFDRPDDQTPVFGTVASQFDDPGVERFFHRLMAMVSEKTGGLWPLPAEPAAAPVGVSLSPDGLSSLAPLHSAEFPEARPSGGVIPAERVNYLAEIVHAARDYRAFVEAQVEVARRLYQLQGARRLLAEGEEGAANRNGSAALAELDEQIRSWQERLHPDCRRILDNWDGLCTSYRQAQWVTTARDREIVTALFTTTLSGTPIPKVALPRYADWGEILRWALNENVPGQFPFTAGVFPFKREGEDPRRQFAGEGTPERTNRRFHYLCKDDPAIRLSTAFDSVTLYGEDPADRPDIYGKIGNSGVNVCTWEDVKRLYAGFDLCAPNTSVSMTINGPAPILLAMFLQTAIDQQVDRFTEREGRRPNPDEWARLRAETLQRVRGTVQADILKEDQGQNTCIFSTDFALKMMGDIQEYFIQERVRNYYSVSISGYHIAEAGANPITQLAFTLANGFTYVEYYLSRGMKIDDFAPNLSFFFSNGLDPEYSVLGRVARRIWAVVMKQKYHANERSQKLKYHIQTSGRSLHAQEMDFNDIRTTLQALSAIYDNCNSLHTNAYDEAVTTPTEASVRRAMAIQLIIGKEFGLAKNENPLQGAFIIEELTDLVEEAVLAEFLRLNERGGVLGAMETQYQRNKIQEESLLYETRKHTGELPIIGVNTFLNPEGSDVEENIELSRATEEEKRQQIDRLREFQHRHREEAALALARLKDVVRNGGNIFAEMMETVPVASLGQITAALYEVGGRYRRNM, encoded by the coding sequence ATGACAGAACCGTACCGGCCACGCCATGCCGTGCGCATTGTCACGGCGACCAGTCTCTTTGACGGCCATGACGCGTCGATCAATATCATGCGACGGTTGATGCAGGCCGGCGGGGTGGAGGTCATCCACCTGGGCCACAACCGGTCGGTGGAGGAGATCATTGACGCGGCCACCCAAGAGGATGTCCAGGCCATCGCTGTCACCTCCTACCAGGGCGGACACATCGAGTTTTTCAAATACATCATCGACATGCTTCGTGAGCGGGATCTGAGCCATATCCGCGTCTTTGGCGGCGGCGGCGGGGTGATCGTTCCCCGGGAGATCCGGGAGTTGGAGTCCTATGGCGTCGGCAAGATCTTCTCCCCCGAAGACGGGCGGCGCATGGGGCTGCAGGGGATGATCGATTTTCTCGTCAGCCAGGCCGATTTTGCGCCGCCGGCGGCGGAGCCCCAGGGGATGGAGGGGCTGTCACCGGAACGGCGCGCCTGGCCCCAGGTGGCCCGCTGGATCTCGCTGGCCGAAAACAATGTGCTCGCCCCTGACTCCGCTGTGGCTGCCCTCTTTGACCGGTTGCGCCTTCATCGAGCGAAGACGCCGGTCATCGGCGTGACGGGAACGGGCGGCGCCGGCAAAAGCTCGCTCATCGATGAGATGGTCCGCTGCTTTTTGGCGGCCTATCCCGACAAGCGGCTCGCCTTGCTGTCTGTCGATCCCTCCAAGTGGAAGACCGGCGGCGCGCTGCTGGGCGATCGCATCCGCATGAACGCCATCCACCATCCCCGCGTCTTCATGCGCTCGCTCGCCACCCGCCATTCGCGCAGCGAACTCAGCCGCGCCATTGATGACGCCATCGCTGTCGTCAAGGCCGCCGGCTATGACCTCGTCATCGTGGAAACCTCCGGCATCGGTCAGGGCGATCACCAGATCATCGATGTGAGCGATGTCTCCGTCTATGTGATGACGAGCGAGTTCGGCGCCGCCACCCAGTTGGAGAAGATCGACATGATCGACTTCGCTGACGCCGTCGTCATCAACAAGTATGACCGGCGCGGCGCCGAAGACGCCTTGCGGGCCGTGCGCAAGCAGTGGCGGCGCAGCCGCAACGACTTTGACAGGCCCGATGATCAGACGCCGGTCTTCGGTACGGTGGCCAGCCAGTTTGACGACCCGGGTGTCGAGCGGTTTTTTCATCGCCTGATGGCGATGGTGAGCGAAAAAACCGGTGGCCTCTGGCCTTTGCCGGCTGAGCCGGCAGCGGCGCCAGTGGGTGTGTCGCTTTCGCCGGACGGGCTGTCCTCGCTCGCTCCCCTCCATTCTGCGGAATTTCCCGAGGCCCGCCCCTCCGGCGGCGTCATCCCGGCTGAGCGGGTCAACTACCTGGCCGAGATCGTTCATGCCGCCCGCGATTACCGCGCCTTCGTGGAAGCGCAGGTCGAGGTGGCCCGGCGCCTCTATCAACTTCAGGGCGCGCGGCGATTGCTGGCCGAAGGGGAGGAGGGGGCGGCGAATCGGAACGGTTCCGCCGCTCTTGCCGAACTGGACGAACAGATCCGGTCGTGGCAGGAACGGCTCCATCCCGATTGCCGCCGGATCCTGGACAACTGGGACGGTCTCTGTACCTCCTATCGCCAGGCCCAGTGGGTCACAACCGCGCGCGATCGGGAGATCGTCACCGCCTTGTTCACGACAACCCTGTCAGGGACGCCCATCCCCAAGGTGGCCCTACCCCGTTATGCCGACTGGGGCGAGATCCTGCGCTGGGCCCTCAACGAAAATGTTCCCGGCCAGTTCCCTTTTACGGCAGGCGTGTTTCCCTTCAAGCGGGAAGGGGAGGATCCCCGGCGCCAGTTTGCCGGCGAAGGCACGCCGGAGCGGACAAACCGGCGCTTCCACTACCTCTGCAAAGACGATCCGGCCATCCGCCTGAGCACCGCCTTTGACAGCGTCACCCTCTATGGCGAGGATCCGGCCGACCGCCCGGACATCTACGGCAAAATCGGCAACAGCGGCGTCAACGTCTGCACATGGGAGGACGTGAAGCGGCTCTATGCCGGTTTTGACCTCTGCGCGCCCAATACATCCGTGTCGATGACGATCAACGGCCCGGCGCCGATCCTGCTGGCCATGTTTTTACAGACAGCCATCGATCAGCAGGTCGATCGATTTACCGAGCGGGAGGGACGCCGGCCCAATCCCGACGAATGGGCTCGCCTGCGTGCGGAGACGCTGCAGCGGGTGCGCGGCACCGTCCAGGCCGATATCCTCAAGGAGGACCAGGGGCAGAACACCTGCATCTTCTCCACCGATTTCGCCCTCAAGATGATGGGCGACATCCAGGAATACTTTATCCAGGAGCGGGTGCGCAACTACTACTCGGTCAGCATCTCCGGTTATCACATCGCCGAAGCGGGCGCCAACCCGATCACCCAACTGGCCTTCACCCTGGCCAACGGCTTCACCTACGTGGAATACTACCTGAGCCGGGGGATGAAGATCGATGATTTCGCCCCCAACCTCTCCTTCTTCTTCAGCAACGGCCTCGATCCGGAGTACTCTGTCCTTGGCCGGGTGGCCCGGCGCATCTGGGCCGTCGTCATGAAGCAGAAGTACCATGCCAATGAGCGAAGCCAGAAGCTGAAGTATCACATCCAGACGTCGGGGCGGTCCCTCCATGCCCAGGAGATGGACTTCAACGACATCCGCACCACCCTGCAGGCATTGTCGGCCATCTATGACAACTGCAACTCCCTGCACACCAACGCCTATGACGAGGCGGTCACCACGCCGACAGAGGCGTCGGTGCGCCGCGCCATGGCCATCCAACTGATCATCGGCAAGGAGTTCGGCCTGGCCAAAAACGAGAATCCCTTGCAGGGCGCCTTTATCATCGAGGAACTGACCGATCTGGTCGAGGAAGCGGTGCTCGCTGAGTTTCTCCGCCTCAATGAGCGCGGCGGCGTCCTCGGCGCCATGGAGACACAGTACCAGCGCAACAAGATCCAGGAGGAATCGCTGCTCTATGAGACGCGCAAGCATACGGGGGA